The Rhopalosiphum maidis isolate BTI-1 chromosome 1, ASM367621v3, whole genome shotgun sequence genome has a segment encoding these proteins:
- the LOC113549908 gene encoding rho GTPase-activating protein 26 isoform X3 → MVIGLQPLEFSDCITDSPHFRQKLHDHEKELQKTNQQIKRLIKELKDLLNAAKNLSRAQRMVSSSLQQFDFECIGTTQTDDELVITRSLAEFGRLISSIEDERDRMLARAYDQFIIPLENFRKEHIGGVKEGKKKFEKQTTKFCQSQERYLNLSTKKQDSVLQEADATLEMEQRHFCQASLEYVFLLQEVQERKKFEFVETMLGFMFSWLTFYHQGHEVNEDFKPYMRELQFRIQKTRDNFNETRDKTESLMRKMLEMRQSKSLETNINNQKVTREGYLFLLERKLPGFKNTGQATKWLQNKSLGDALSTTTWTKHYCIYRRETKEFEMITFNQMIGKFNTSEKMIISSCIRRMSDSIDKRFCFDLTSDDRPGVIYTFQALSEEDRKLWMDVMDGKEPEYGVPSAPTLNNDNNIFLDDAGFNFVTKCIQTVESRGLDEQGLYRVGGVSSKITKLLAMGLDRRKTTNGLNSLSFLDDCIEWETKTITSALKLYLRNLPEPLMTFKYHNAFISAAKQEIRLRRINDVHILLHKIPKQNFNMLELLVKHLCNVVTHSEQNLMTVSNIAVCFGPTLMRPERETVAAIMDIKFCNVVVEILIENYTKVFKTEPDLEVEYEPTPGPQQPTTSSQKMKYSPVTPAVTHAIIKSYYDGPMLSTSLHNVGAIPPNIPSHSIPIANSNRLSLTSSTSSALSESNLHNLNAYSKPSTHAASPNKSYYYSVDSSQNATNTSSSSSNESVCSVFSLENPQMQPSRAPQKTKRSIKMGVHYATSYRPQDTVAIFV, encoded by the exons ATGGTGATTGGATTACAGCCTTTAGAATTTTCTGACTGTATTACAGACAGCCCACATTTCCGTCAAAAACTTCATGATCATGAAAAAGAATTGCAAAAAACTAATCAACAAATCAAGCGATTAATAAAGGAACTAAAAGATTTGCTAAATGCTGCTAAAA ATCTGTCTCGAGCCCAGCGCATGGTGTCCAGTTCATTGCAGCAATTCGATTTCGAATGCATCGGTACAACGCAGACGGATGACGAGTTGGTGATAACTCGATCGTTAGCCGAATTCGGTCGCCTCATCTCATCCATTGAAGATGAAAGAGACAGAATG TTAGCCAGAGCTTACGACCAGTTCATAATCCCTTTGGAAAACTTCAGAAAAGAACACATTGGTGGCGTTAAG gaaggaaaaaagaaatttgaaaaacagacTACTAAATTTTGTCAGAGCCAAGAACGTTATTTAAATCTGTCAACTAAAAAACAAGATTCAGTACTTCAAGAA GCTGATGCAACTTTGGAAATGGAACAACGGCATTTTTGTCAAGCTAGTCTTGAGTATGTGTTTTTACTACAAGAAGTtcaagaaagaaaaaaatttgagtTTGTTGAAAct atgtTAGGTTTTATGTTCAGTTGGTTGACATTTTACCATCAAGGACATGAAGTTAATGAAGACTTCAAACCTTATATGCGTGAATTACAATTTAGAATACAAaaa ACTAGAGACAATTTTAACGAGACTCGTGACAAAACAGAATCTTTAATGAGAAAAATGCTGGAAATGAGACAGTCG aaATCTTTGGAAACTAACATCAATAATCAGAAAGTTACAAGAGAAGGATATCTATTTCTTCTAGAAAGaa aacttccaggatttaaaaatactggACAAGCAACCAAAtggttacaaaataaatcattaggaG ATGCACTTAGTACAACTACATGGACTAAACactattgtatatatagaAGAGAGACTAAAGAATTTGAAATGATTACTTTTAATCAAATGATTGGAAAATTT aatacttccgaaaaaatgataatttcatCATGTATTCGTCGAATGTCTGATTCGATTGACAAACGATTTTGTTTCGATCTCACTAGTGatgatag GCCTGGagttatatatacttttcaaGCATTATCTGAAGAAGATCGTAAACTTTGGATGGATGTTATGGATGGCAAAGAACCA gagTATGGTGTACCATCTGCACcaacattaaataatgataataatatatttctggaTGATGCTGGTTTCAATTTTGTGActaaatgtattcaaacagTTGAATCGCGAG gtTTAGATGAACAAGGGTTGTACCGAGTTGGAGGTGTAAGttctaaaataactaaactCTTAGCGATGGGTTTGGATCGTCGAAAAACAACTAATGGGCTAAACTCGCTAAGCTTTCTTGACGACTGTATTGAATGGGAGACTAAAACAATTACTAGTgctttaaagttatatttaagaaaCTTGCCTGAACCGTTAATGACATTTAAGTATCATAATGCTTTTATATCAGCTGCCA AACAAGAAATAAGATTGAGGCGTATAAATGACGTACACATTCTTCTACACAAAATTCCTaaacaaaatttcaatatgTTGGAACTGTTAGTCAAACACTTATGCAA TGTTGTGACTCATAGTGAACAGAATCTCATGACAGTTAGCAATATAGCCGTATGTTTTGGCCCAACACTTATGAGACCTGAACGTGAAACAGTTGCGGCTATAatggatattaaattttgtaatgtagtggttgaaatattaattgagaactatacaaaa GTTTTCAAAACTGAGCCTGACCTAGAAGTAGAATATGAACCCACTCCAGGACCGCAACAGCCTACTACCTCAtcacaaaaaatgaaatattcgcCCGTTACTCCAGCTGTAACCCAT GCAATTATAAAGTCATACTATGATGGACCAATGCTAAGTACTAGTTTGCATAATGTAGGTGCAATACCTCCTAATATTCCGTCACATTCAATACCCATTGCAAATTCAAACagg TTGAGTCTCACATCGTCTACTTCAAGTGCACTATCAGAATCGAATCTCCATAATTTGAACGCATACAGTAAACCTTCGACGCATGCAGCAAGTcccaataaaagttattactaTTCTGTGGACTCCTCACAGAATGCTACTAACACTAGTTCTAGTAGTTCAAACGAATCTGTTTGTTCGGTATTTTCGTTAGAAAATCCACAAATGCAACCGTCTAGGGCACCACAGAAAACCAAAAGAAGTATTAAAATGGGTGTACATTATGCAACAAGTTACAGGCCTCAAGATACTGT
- the LOC113548587 gene encoding ADP-ribosylation factor-related protein 1-like, with translation MYTLLHGFYKYLTQKDEFWVLILGLDNAGKTTYLECSKTKFKKNYKGINPSKITTTVGLNIGNIDINRVSLNFWDLGGQSELQSLWDKYYAECHAIIYIVDSSDRERMDESKKTFEKMICNENLGGIPLLILANKQDIPDCMGVREVKPIFNQNAHLIGRRDFMVMPISALTGDGIDEGIQWLVQSIQRNIEVRPPKNAEDY, from the exons atgtatacgttGCTTCACGGGTTCTACAAGTACTTGACGCAGAAAGATGAATTTTGGGTTCTCATACTCGGTTTGGACAATGCTGGTAAAACG ACATATTTAGAATGTTCAAAAACGAAATTCAAGAAAAACTACAAGGGTATCAACCCTAGTAAAATCACTACTACTGTTGGTTTGAACATTGGTAACATCGACATAAACAGAGTGAGCTTGAACTTCTGGGATTTAGGTGGTCAGTCAGAACTACAGTCACTTTGGGACAAA tattatgctGAATGCCatgcaattatatatattgtggaTTCATCTGACCGAGAGCGTATGGATGAatcaaaaaaaacatttg aaaagatGATATGCAACGAAAACCTAGGGGGCATACCACTTTTGATATTAGCAAATAAACAAGATATACCTGACTGTATGGGTGTCCGAGaagtaaaaccaatttttaatcAGAATGCTCATTTGATTGGAAGAAGAGATTTTATGGTTATGCCAATATCTGCATTGACtgg CGATGGTATTGATGAAGGAATACAGTGGTTAGTACAATCAATTCAAAGAAATATAGAAGTTCGGCCACCAAAGAATGCTGAAGATTATTAA
- the LOC113549908 gene encoding rho GTPase-activating protein 26 isoform X2, which yields MVIGLQPLEFSDCITDSPHFRQKLHDHEKELQKTNQQIKRLIKELKDLLNAAKNLSRAQRMVSSSLQQFDFECIGTTQTDDELVITRSLAEFGRLISSIEDERDRMLARAYDQFIIPLENFRKEHIGGVKEGKKKFEKQTTKFCQSQERYLNLSTKKQDSVLQEADATLEMEQRHFCQASLEYVFLLQEVQERKKFEFVETMLGFMFSWLTFYHQGHEVNEDFKPYMRELQFRIQKTRDNFNETRDKTESLMRKMLEMRQSKSLETNINNQKVTREGYLFLLERKLPGFKNTGQATKWLQNKSLGDALSTTTWTKHYCIYRRETKEFEMITFNQMIGKFNTSEKMIISSCIRRMSDSIDKRFCFDLTSDDRPGVIYTFQALSEEDRKLWMDVMDGKEPEYGVPSAPTLNNDNNIFLDDAGFNFVTKCIQTVESRGLDEQGLYRVGGVSSKITKLLAMGLDRRKTTNGLNSLSFLDDCIEWETKTITSALKLYLRNLPEPLMTFKYHNAFISAAKQEIRLRRINDVHILLHKIPKQNFNMLELLVKHLCNVVTHSEQNLMTVSNIAVCFGPTLMRPERETVAAIMDIKFCNVVVEILIENYTKVFKTEPDLEVEYEPTPGPQQPTTSSQKMKYSPVTPAVTHAIIKSYYDGPMLSTSLHNVGAIPPNIPSHSIPIANSNRLSLTSSTSSALSESNLHNLNAYSKPSTHAASPNKSYYYSVDSSQNATNTSSSSSNESVCSVFSLENPQMQPSRAPQKTKRSIKMGVHYATSYRPQDTVRVRTLYACLGENDGELSFEPNQIITNVRSSCEPGWLEGTLNGKTGLVPENYVELLP from the exons ATGGTGATTGGATTACAGCCTTTAGAATTTTCTGACTGTATTACAGACAGCCCACATTTCCGTCAAAAACTTCATGATCATGAAAAAGAATTGCAAAAAACTAATCAACAAATCAAGCGATTAATAAAGGAACTAAAAGATTTGCTAAATGCTGCTAAAA ATCTGTCTCGAGCCCAGCGCATGGTGTCCAGTTCATTGCAGCAATTCGATTTCGAATGCATCGGTACAACGCAGACGGATGACGAGTTGGTGATAACTCGATCGTTAGCCGAATTCGGTCGCCTCATCTCATCCATTGAAGATGAAAGAGACAGAATG TTAGCCAGAGCTTACGACCAGTTCATAATCCCTTTGGAAAACTTCAGAAAAGAACACATTGGTGGCGTTAAG gaaggaaaaaagaaatttgaaaaacagacTACTAAATTTTGTCAGAGCCAAGAACGTTATTTAAATCTGTCAACTAAAAAACAAGATTCAGTACTTCAAGAA GCTGATGCAACTTTGGAAATGGAACAACGGCATTTTTGTCAAGCTAGTCTTGAGTATGTGTTTTTACTACAAGAAGTtcaagaaagaaaaaaatttgagtTTGTTGAAAct atgtTAGGTTTTATGTTCAGTTGGTTGACATTTTACCATCAAGGACATGAAGTTAATGAAGACTTCAAACCTTATATGCGTGAATTACAATTTAGAATACAAaaa ACTAGAGACAATTTTAACGAGACTCGTGACAAAACAGAATCTTTAATGAGAAAAATGCTGGAAATGAGACAGTCG aaATCTTTGGAAACTAACATCAATAATCAGAAAGTTACAAGAGAAGGATATCTATTTCTTCTAGAAAGaa aacttccaggatttaaaaatactggACAAGCAACCAAAtggttacaaaataaatcattaggaG ATGCACTTAGTACAACTACATGGACTAAACactattgtatatatagaAGAGAGACTAAAGAATTTGAAATGATTACTTTTAATCAAATGATTGGAAAATTT aatacttccgaaaaaatgataatttcatCATGTATTCGTCGAATGTCTGATTCGATTGACAAACGATTTTGTTTCGATCTCACTAGTGatgatag GCCTGGagttatatatacttttcaaGCATTATCTGAAGAAGATCGTAAACTTTGGATGGATGTTATGGATGGCAAAGAACCA gagTATGGTGTACCATCTGCACcaacattaaataatgataataatatatttctggaTGATGCTGGTTTCAATTTTGTGActaaatgtattcaaacagTTGAATCGCGAG gtTTAGATGAACAAGGGTTGTACCGAGTTGGAGGTGTAAGttctaaaataactaaactCTTAGCGATGGGTTTGGATCGTCGAAAAACAACTAATGGGCTAAACTCGCTAAGCTTTCTTGACGACTGTATTGAATGGGAGACTAAAACAATTACTAGTgctttaaagttatatttaagaaaCTTGCCTGAACCGTTAATGACATTTAAGTATCATAATGCTTTTATATCAGCTGCCA AACAAGAAATAAGATTGAGGCGTATAAATGACGTACACATTCTTCTACACAAAATTCCTaaacaaaatttcaatatgTTGGAACTGTTAGTCAAACACTTATGCAA TGTTGTGACTCATAGTGAACAGAATCTCATGACAGTTAGCAATATAGCCGTATGTTTTGGCCCAACACTTATGAGACCTGAACGTGAAACAGTTGCGGCTATAatggatattaaattttgtaatgtagtggttgaaatattaattgagaactatacaaaa GTTTTCAAAACTGAGCCTGACCTAGAAGTAGAATATGAACCCACTCCAGGACCGCAACAGCCTACTACCTCAtcacaaaaaatgaaatattcgcCCGTTACTCCAGCTGTAACCCAT GCAATTATAAAGTCATACTATGATGGACCAATGCTAAGTACTAGTTTGCATAATGTAGGTGCAATACCTCCTAATATTCCGTCACATTCAATACCCATTGCAAATTCAAACagg TTGAGTCTCACATCGTCTACTTCAAGTGCACTATCAGAATCGAATCTCCATAATTTGAACGCATACAGTAAACCTTCGACGCATGCAGCAAGTcccaataaaagttattactaTTCTGTGGACTCCTCACAGAATGCTACTAACACTAGTTCTAGTAGTTCAAACGAATCTGTTTGTTCGGTATTTTCGTTAGAAAATCCACAAATGCAACCGTCTAGGGCACCACAGAAAACCAAAAGAAGTATTAAAATGGGTGTACATTATGCAACAAGTTACAGGCCTCAAGATACTGT
- the LOC113548588 gene encoding uncharacterized protein LOC113548588, which yields MGACCSWCKEEDAYAAVDQERTHLLIDPDCSNTSVQRGGIPEDYHYGSLPKESEEQAGLNRILEEISSNVIDVGQLHNCIDQQEVIERQNLYCAKLQIVPLSSVANTIVSLRQMPVCLLKDVPGPEKVLSRNIGLPENYRHIMVCVNDIQRHLSMMSVEHKGDLVVPF from the exons ATGGGAGCGTGCTGTAGTTGGTGCAAGGAAGAAGATGCGTACGCT gcTGTCGATCAAGAACGAACTCATTTGCTGATTGATCCAGATTGTAGCAATACAAGCGTTCAACGTGGTGGTATTCCAGAAGACTATCATTATGGATCACTACCCAAAGAATCTGAAGAGCAAGCTGGATTAAATCGCATATTAGAAGAGATATCATC aaatgtCATTGATGTTGGTCAATTACACAATTGTATTGACCAACAAGAGGTGATAGAACGTCAAAACCTTTATTGTGCTAAACTGCAAATTGTACCCCTTTCATCTGTAGCTAATACTATTGTTAGTTTAAGACAAATGCCTGTGTGCCTACTGAAAGATGTTCCTGGTCCAGAGAAGGTATTGTCAAGAAATATAGGACTACCAGAAAACTATCGCCACATAATGGTTTGTGTAAATGATATACAAAGACACTTATCTATGATGAGTGTGGAACACAAGGGTGATTTAGTTGTTCCATTTTGA
- the LOC113549908 gene encoding rho GTPase-activating protein 26 isoform X1: MVIGLQPLEFSDCITDSPHFRQKLHDHEKELQKTNQQIKRLIKELKDLLNAAKNLSRAQRMVSSSLQQFDFECIGTTQTDDELVITRSLAEFGRLISSIEDERDRMLARAYDQFIIPLENFRKEHIGGVKEGKKKFEKQTTKFCQSQERYLNLSTKKQDSVLQEADATLEMEQRHFCQASLEYVFLLQEVQERKKFEFVETMLGFMFSWLTFYHQGHEVNEDFKPYMRELQFRIQKTRDNFNETRDKTESLMRKMLEMRQSKSLETNINNQKVTREGYLFLLERKLPGFKNTGQATKWLQNKSLGDALSTTTWTKHYCIYRRETKEFEMITFNQMIGKFNTSEKMIISSCIRRMSDSIDKRFCFDLTSDDRPGVIYTFQALSEEDRKLWMDVMDGKEPEYGVPSAPTLNNDNNIFLDDAGFNFVTKCIQTVESRGLDEQGLYRVGGVSSKITKLLAMGLDRRKTTNGLNSLSFLDDCIEWETKTITSALKLYLRNLPEPLMTFKYHNAFISAAKQEIRLRRINDVHILLHKIPKQNFNMLELLVKHLCNVVTHSEQNLMTVSNIAVCFGPTLMRPERETVAAIMDIKFCNVVVEILIENYTKVFKTEPDLEVEYEPTPGPQQPTTSSQKMKYSPVTPAVTHAIIKSYYDGPMLSTSLHNVGAIPPNIPSHSIPIANSNRLSLTSSTSSALSESNLHNLNAYSKPSTHAASPNKSYYYSVDSSQNATNTSSSSSNESVCSVFSLENPQMQPSRAPQKTKRSIKMGVHYATSYRPQDTVGSYLASLVGCRISPPSHLTLRRVRTLYACLGENDGELSFEPNQIITNVRSSCEPGWLEGTLNGKTGLVPENYVELLP, from the exons ATGGTGATTGGATTACAGCCTTTAGAATTTTCTGACTGTATTACAGACAGCCCACATTTCCGTCAAAAACTTCATGATCATGAAAAAGAATTGCAAAAAACTAATCAACAAATCAAGCGATTAATAAAGGAACTAAAAGATTTGCTAAATGCTGCTAAAA ATCTGTCTCGAGCCCAGCGCATGGTGTCCAGTTCATTGCAGCAATTCGATTTCGAATGCATCGGTACAACGCAGACGGATGACGAGTTGGTGATAACTCGATCGTTAGCCGAATTCGGTCGCCTCATCTCATCCATTGAAGATGAAAGAGACAGAATG TTAGCCAGAGCTTACGACCAGTTCATAATCCCTTTGGAAAACTTCAGAAAAGAACACATTGGTGGCGTTAAG gaaggaaaaaagaaatttgaaaaacagacTACTAAATTTTGTCAGAGCCAAGAACGTTATTTAAATCTGTCAACTAAAAAACAAGATTCAGTACTTCAAGAA GCTGATGCAACTTTGGAAATGGAACAACGGCATTTTTGTCAAGCTAGTCTTGAGTATGTGTTTTTACTACAAGAAGTtcaagaaagaaaaaaatttgagtTTGTTGAAAct atgtTAGGTTTTATGTTCAGTTGGTTGACATTTTACCATCAAGGACATGAAGTTAATGAAGACTTCAAACCTTATATGCGTGAATTACAATTTAGAATACAAaaa ACTAGAGACAATTTTAACGAGACTCGTGACAAAACAGAATCTTTAATGAGAAAAATGCTGGAAATGAGACAGTCG aaATCTTTGGAAACTAACATCAATAATCAGAAAGTTACAAGAGAAGGATATCTATTTCTTCTAGAAAGaa aacttccaggatttaaaaatactggACAAGCAACCAAAtggttacaaaataaatcattaggaG ATGCACTTAGTACAACTACATGGACTAAACactattgtatatatagaAGAGAGACTAAAGAATTTGAAATGATTACTTTTAATCAAATGATTGGAAAATTT aatacttccgaaaaaatgataatttcatCATGTATTCGTCGAATGTCTGATTCGATTGACAAACGATTTTGTTTCGATCTCACTAGTGatgatag GCCTGGagttatatatacttttcaaGCATTATCTGAAGAAGATCGTAAACTTTGGATGGATGTTATGGATGGCAAAGAACCA gagTATGGTGTACCATCTGCACcaacattaaataatgataataatatatttctggaTGATGCTGGTTTCAATTTTGTGActaaatgtattcaaacagTTGAATCGCGAG gtTTAGATGAACAAGGGTTGTACCGAGTTGGAGGTGTAAGttctaaaataactaaactCTTAGCGATGGGTTTGGATCGTCGAAAAACAACTAATGGGCTAAACTCGCTAAGCTTTCTTGACGACTGTATTGAATGGGAGACTAAAACAATTACTAGTgctttaaagttatatttaagaaaCTTGCCTGAACCGTTAATGACATTTAAGTATCATAATGCTTTTATATCAGCTGCCA AACAAGAAATAAGATTGAGGCGTATAAATGACGTACACATTCTTCTACACAAAATTCCTaaacaaaatttcaatatgTTGGAACTGTTAGTCAAACACTTATGCAA TGTTGTGACTCATAGTGAACAGAATCTCATGACAGTTAGCAATATAGCCGTATGTTTTGGCCCAACACTTATGAGACCTGAACGTGAAACAGTTGCGGCTATAatggatattaaattttgtaatgtagtggttgaaatattaattgagaactatacaaaa GTTTTCAAAACTGAGCCTGACCTAGAAGTAGAATATGAACCCACTCCAGGACCGCAACAGCCTACTACCTCAtcacaaaaaatgaaatattcgcCCGTTACTCCAGCTGTAACCCAT GCAATTATAAAGTCATACTATGATGGACCAATGCTAAGTACTAGTTTGCATAATGTAGGTGCAATACCTCCTAATATTCCGTCACATTCAATACCCATTGCAAATTCAAACagg TTGAGTCTCACATCGTCTACTTCAAGTGCACTATCAGAATCGAATCTCCATAATTTGAACGCATACAGTAAACCTTCGACGCATGCAGCAAGTcccaataaaagttattactaTTCTGTGGACTCCTCACAGAATGCTACTAACACTAGTTCTAGTAGTTCAAACGAATCTGTTTGTTCGGTATTTTCGTTAGAAAATCCACAAATGCAACCGTCTAGGGCACCACAGAAAACCAAAAGAAGTATTAAAATGGGTGTACATTATGCAACAAGTTACAGGCCTCAAGATACTGT TGGCTCATACCTGGCGTCATTAGTTGGTTGTCGTATTAGTCCTCCGTCACACTTAACATTAAG
- the LOC113548586 gene encoding protein YIPF1: MDFRTLENENLPPLSNTPTEVPLPKYPIWTVEYFQKYFDVTSEDVFERIKGALIPTYGVNYLQRYIRAKPDVYGPFWICLTLVFSIAISGNVANYIQVAADHDYHWKYNFHAVSSAATAIFLYAWLLPLMLWAFVKYKEPQFNLSYLELLCLYGYSLSIFVPISILWVIQISWLQWLLVAAGTLVSGYVIVFSLMPSLGQKPFAFIFLITILHLFMGMGFMLYFFHVPPIQKS; encoded by the exons ATGGATTTTCGTACATTAGAAAACGAAAATCTGCCGCCTCTGTCGAATACACCTACTGAAGTACCATTGCCCAAGTACCCAATCTGGACCGTTGagtattttcaaaagtattttgATGTCACTTCGGAAGATGTATTCGAACGTATTAAAGGAGCATTGATCCCTACTTACGGAGTCAACTACTTACAACGGTACATCAGAGCAAAACCAGATGTATATGGTCCGTTTTGGATATGTTTGACTCTAGTGTTTTCTATAGCTATCAGTGGAAATGTTGCAAATTACATACAAGTAGCTGCTGATCATGACTATCATTGGAAATATAATTTCCACGCTGTATCCTCAGCAGCCAcagcaatatttttatatgcttggTTATTACCTCTAATGCTATGGGCTTTTGTCAAATATAAAGAACCACAG tttaaTCTAAGCTATTTGGAACTGCTGTGTTTGTATGGATACTCGCTATCAATATTTGTGCCAATTTCAATTCTGTGGGTAATTCAAATCAGTTGGTTGCAGTGGCTTTTGGTCGCAGCTGGCACACTAGTGTCCGgttatgtaattgtattttcaCTCATGCCTTCATTAGGACAGAAACCATTTGCATTTATATTCTTGATAACTATTTTACACTTGTTTATGGGAATGGGATTCatgctatatttttttcatgtccCACCAATACAGAAgtcttga